The stretch of DNA AACAGAGGCGTTTGTCTCGAAGGAAGCCGATTAGAAATTGCAGGTAAAAGAGAGTTTCTAGGAGTTTGCGGGATAGGGGCATTTTGGAGGCGCTGCACATGAGTTACCGAAAAAGTAACACCCCAACTCGCGTAGCAAAAACAGAGCTTTAGCGTCGAAGTGCCCCCAAAAGGGCGGTTCGCTTTATCTTGCTAAAGCTCTTTTCTTTCCTAACCTCTCCTCAAGCTCCAATCCTATCTAATTAAATACGCTCTCTCAAAACAGAACCGTCCGACGCGCCTGCTGGAGCCGCCCACACGAGCGGAGGCAGGGGCGGTGGACTCGCCGCGAAGCGGGGAAGTAGTAACAGGTTTAAGCTGGACGAGCTGGTTGATTTCTGTATTCTGATGATGTGCTTACCGTTTGGGATAAGCCACGGAGTTTTTATGTCCACATTTGTGGGAAATAACTAGAGTCGAATTATCGGCTTTCTGAATTATCCAACAGGCTACATTGTAGCCTGACCATTAATGTTGGCTTGTTCACTTCTCAACTATTTTCAAATCTGAAATGGCGAGCCAGCCACGGCACGTAAGGCTGTGGAACATGAAAGATTAAACAATGAATATTAGACCTACAAAGACCCAAGACATTCCTGCTCTTCAAATTGTTCTTGAAGGCACGGAACTCTTTCCGCCTGAAATGCTGGAAGGTATGTTTGAAGCCTCTCAAGCAACCGATCCACAAGAGTTGTTCTTCACTTATGAAGATAACGGCACTGCGATAGCCTTTTGCTATGCTGCGCCCGAAGAACTCACGAACGGAACTTGGAACATGTTGGCGATTGCAGTGCTGCCGTCCCGACAAGGTGATGGAGTGGGCGCTGCGCTCGCTGCTC from Fretibacter rubidus encodes:
- a CDS encoding GNAT family N-acetyltransferase, whose translation is MNIRPTKTQDIPALQIVLEGTELFPPEMLEGMFEASQATDPQELFFTYEDNGTAIAFCYAAPEELTNGTWNMLAIAVLPSRQGDGVGAALAAHLEAALKSEGHRILIADTSGTEEFAQTRNFYKKNGYSEESRIRDFWDSGDDKVTFRKALQ